A genomic stretch from Pseudoliparis swirei isolate HS2019 ecotype Mariana Trench chromosome 18, NWPU_hadal_v1, whole genome shotgun sequence includes:
- the soat2 gene encoding sterol O-acyltransferase 2: MTTAEPPNGLSHRKIKSRQPDEISGHVEDHNNVQEEDRSRWQKHAQKVKVKVLQQVHDQLSDLLDKTLTEYVQPFTQLQPAVNEKTSKTTSSSFQRMDDGKVFMDRPSLLDELFEINHIRTIYHMFIAVLLIFCLSTLTVDYIDQGRLVLEFDLLSFAFGKLGTVTWAWVVMFLYTLLVPYFTLVFWGSFYHSFPSKLGLSLGTGLVLFAVQTCVLGVFPVYVAVHYELPPASRFIVIMEQIRFLMKSYSFMRETAPVIMKNTPKEGESPKFPTLSSYLYFLFCPTLIYRESYPRNTHIRWKYVGVTFGMILGSLFYGYFILVRLCVPVFRPETNQPFSKRTMVLAVFHSILPGIMILLLCFFAFLHCWLNLFGELLRFADRMFYKDWWNSTSFANFYRTWNVVVHDWLFYYGYRDFLWLSRRKFRTAGMLSVFIVSALVHEYALGMAFGFFYPVMFCLFACFGVLFNFTMNDKRQNPVFNVIMWACLFLGQGVQVCLYCQEWYAQIHCPRTGNSFWELVTPRSWSCGYQS; the protein is encoded by the exons ATGACGACTGCAGAGCCACCGAACGGACTGAGTCACCGAAAGATCAAGTCCCGTCAGCCAGATGAGATCTCTGGTCATG tTGAAGACCATAATAATGTACAAGAGGAAGATCGAAGTCGGTGGCAGAAACATGCACAG AAGGTCAAGGTGAAAGTCCTGCAGCAGGTCCATGATCAGCTCAGTGATTTACTTGACAAAACTCTGACTGAGTACGTCCAGCCTTTTACCCAATTACAGCCAGCGGTTAACGAAAAGACGTCCAAAACAACCTCATCCAg TTTTCAGAGAATGGATGACGGCAAAGTGTTCATGGACCGGCCTTCGCTGTTGGA tgaACTATTTGAGATCAACCACATCAGGACCATCTACCACATGTTCATCGCTGTACTCCTTATCTTCTGCCTGAGCACACTGACTGTCGACTACATCGACCAGGGCAG GCTGGTCTTGGAGTTCGACCTGCTGTCCTTCGCCTTCGGGAAGCTGGGGACGGTCACCTGGGCCTGGGTTGTGATGTTTCTCTACACCCTGCTCGTCCCCTACTTCACTCTGGTGTTTTGGGGATCTTTTTACCACAGCTTTCCCTCTAAGCTGGGGCTGTCTCTCGGGACGGGCCTGGTCCTGTTTGCAGTGCAGACCTGTGTACTGGGAGTGTTCCCCGTCTACGTGGCTGTACACTACGAGCTGCCACCTGCCTCGCGCTTCATTGTGATAATGGAGCAG ATTCGATTCCTGATGAAGAGCTACTCGTTTATGAGAGAAACCGCTCCTGTTATTATGAAGAACACACCAAAAGAAG GAGAAAGTCCAAAATTCCCAACATTGTCCAGCTATCTGTACttcctcttctgtccaacaCTCATCTACAGGGAATCATATCCTCG GAATACCCACATACGATGGAAGTATGTTGGCGTCACATTTGGCATG ATCTTAGGAAGCCTGTTTTATGGCTACTTCATCCTGGTCCGCCTCTGTGTGCCCGTCTTCAGACCTGAGACCAACCAGCCTTTTAGTAAACGAACCATGGTTCTGGCTGTATTCCACTCAATATTACCAG gtATAATGATCCTCCTGCTGTGTTTCTTTGCCTTCCTGCACTGCTGGCTCAACCTCTTTGGGGAGCTGCTACGTTTTGCTGACAGAATGTTTTACAAG GACTGGTGGAACTCAACTTCTTTCGCCAATTTTTACCGTACCTGGAATGTAGTGGTTCACGACTGGCTCTTTTACTACGGATACAGAGACTTCCTCTGG CTGTCAAGAAGGAAATTCCGAACAGCTGGCATGCTCTCCGTGTTCATCGTCTCTGCTCTCGTCCATGAGTACGCCTTAGGCATGGCATTCGGCTTCTTCTATCCCGTCATGTTCTGTCTCTTTGCCTGCTTTGGAG TGTTGTTCAACTTCACCATGAACGACAAGCGACAGAACCCCGTGTTCAACGTCATCATGTGGGCGTGCCTTTTCCTGGGtcagggtgtccaggtgtgtctgTACTGCCAGGAGTGGTACGCTCAGATACACTGCCCTCGGACCGGG AATAGCTTCTGGGAGTTGGTGACACCTCGATCGTGGTCCTGCGGCTACCAGAGTTGA